A window of Gossypium raimondii isolate GPD5lz chromosome 7, ASM2569854v1, whole genome shotgun sequence genomic DNA:
aaaataaattgaatagcCATGCACTATGATACTTATTTCCTTCAAACTTGGTTAAgatagttttttttcttcaaagcATGAACTGCAGgtttttattttgcttatttGATCTGTAAAAGATGTGGAATTTTGTTCCTTTATTGATCTATTGATTGCCGCTCTATATGTTTAGGGATGAACTAGTTAAGGAATGTTTACAAGAGGGTACCAAGTTAGTTCAAGCGGTTGCTGATAGTCTGTTTAATTTACCTTCAACCGAAGATGTAGATGGGCCCCTTGTTAAGCTGCCTCCCCCAACTACAAAACTTCCAAGGGAGAAGCATGTAAGCCTGacctttttcttaattttcttgaaagTTGGATTTTATATTAGTGTATATAAGCAATGCTTTATGTGGTTGtgtttcttaattctttttatacTAAGCATATTGGCGCTCTCGAAAGTCTAGTTGATAAGCTGCCATGAGAACTGAAATGCTTTATTTGCTTGTCTTTTCAGCTTCCAAAGCCTAAACCTCCTACAAAATGGGAGGAGTTTGCTAAAAAGAAAGGTAATCCGTTTCACCTATTGTACTTACATGGTTCTTTTAGTGTGCAATCTCATTTTCCATTGTCTGAAGATTACCTGCTTTTGCCTTTTCCTTTTGGACTATCTTGTAGGTATAAAGAAACGTAAAAAGGACAAAGTTGTATGGGATGAACAGACTGGTGCATGGAAACGTCGCTTTGGTTATGATCGTGTCAATGATGATAAAGACATACCCATCATTGAGGCCAAGATGACTGATGGTGAGTATCGAATGGACTTTTTTCCTTATAGAAGATGCactaatgttatatatatttgacttttTAATTACTACAAACACAGCATAAATGCTTTTGCaggaaataaatatattacacaTCAAGTGATAGATAGACCTTTACTTCATAAGTTTACAAGCATCTAATAGAACATATTGGACATGTTTGATTGTGTTGACCATGATTGTTGTTTTTTCCAGAGCCAGGAGAGGATCCTTTTGCTAAAAGACAAGATGATAAAAAGAAACGGGTTGAGAAGCAAGAGAAGAATCGCCTCCAGAACTTGAAACAAGCTGCAAAACTTGGTGCTTTGCCAAGGTTTTACCCATTCTTTGAATATATGTAGAAATTGACATTGCTATTTTCTAGAAGTAGAGattttttgctcctttttttGGTCAATATCTTAATCTTATTCGACACATATTGGTATAAATAACCCTCTTCTTATCTTATTCACGCAATGCTATTAGTCCTATTTCAACCTGCAATTCCCATTCATTGATGGCATTCCCTTGTACCCTAATATTTATGTCATTTTAGCAGTTTAAAGGTTAGCCTATGATTTTACAGATCATGCTTATGGGTGTCGATGGTTGCTGGAATTAAACTTCGATCTCTTTTCTATAAGCATCATTTTCATCCAAACTTCGTAGTTCTTCATGAGGAAGTTTGGACACTTTAATAAGCTggcattaaataaaatagatcttTGGTTGAGTCTTCCAATTGTTGCCAGactccttgctatcattttaTATCACTATTTCTGGTTTAAGAATTTGGCTATGTGTTATGTTTTTCTTAAGTTGATTTTACTTTAAATGGTTTGCTGCAGCCATGTTCAGCTTGCTGCTACGGCTTTGCCCATAACAGGAACCCAAGCTCCACCTAAGAAAGTAACCAAAGATGAATTGGGGAATGTAGCTGGGATGGCTGCTACATCTACAGCCAGTGGTGGGAAATTCGATAGGAAATTGCCAGGAGAAAAGCCTGCTAAAAAGCAAGGAAAGCATCGCAAGGTTTGAACTCTTGGGCCTCTTGACCTGTGTTTCAATGTAAATATTTCTCATAAACTACATTAACATGCTCTAATATTTTCCTGTTCTTTTATTCAGTTCTTACCAGTTGTTGAAGGGTCAGGGATAGGGTCAAGGGAGAAGGAGCAAACTGAGAATGTTCTAAACAAGCTAATCTCTAAGCATTCACATGAGATACTCAACGTTGACAAGGTAGGTTTGAGCCATGTATTTTGGTCGATTTGGTTGTAAACTCAATTTGTTGATAATCTGAGCCTTattattttggggttttttttccttctgaaatcaggctgttacaatgTATAATgtgaaaaaagagaagaaagctAGAAATAGAAAGAATCAGGAAGGGAGGTCATCATCAACCTCAAACAAGTTGAAACCCAAAAAGCAACTTCATAAGAAGGGTGCAAAGAAAGGACCAGGATCTTCAAAGAAAGGCAAGgcctaataaaattattaggtTCTAACATTCTGGTAAAAGCTTGTAGAGATTTGGGATATCAATTTTGTTAACAAGAGAGTTATTTGTACCAAAGGTTCTATTTGTTGAGACAGGTTTAAattattacattatttgatCTGCTTATATTTGTTCAAGGAGGTTTAGATAGAAAACGAAAGGGTCTCTTTGAAAAATGGGTTGGAGCATAGTTGTTTTGTTTCGGCTCCTTCTGTTTTATCATTACCAATAGGATAATTATTCTGTACCCCCACAAAACCTCAGCCTCATACCGCTccatatttatttgattattggGTTGACTCCCGTTGGATTCAAGTAAACAACCTCTAAAACTAGAATCAAACTCTCTTCATCACTGCTAATATACTTTTTTACCAAGGTTTCTACAAAGATCTAATTCACCAATCATACTTAAGACCATACATGCCGTAAAATGGCcctttaacattattattattattattattattattaggcttaatttattatttagcccctgaatttaatttttaggcaTAATGGCAAAAAAGCCATTAGCATTTACACCTTTGTTCTAGTTGaccttattctttaaaattcaaattaaccatttaaactcatttgatttatatgtatatatatatatatttataaattacataattttttattcactcACTTTGTGAATGAGGCTTGGGGCAGCTGGTAGCCAAACCACATCTACAAACACCTTTATCTTCACCATTAGAGACAGGACTGATCTTTGAGATGCTAAGACACTGCCCAACCATCCACAGGTAACACGGTTCCCCGCCGTGTAACCGTCGGATGGTGGTGCGGCAACTGCATTTAATGGCAAGCTAAACAGGGGGGTTGTAAACCATAACTTAAAGGGCAGAGAGAGTCCAGATATTAAGATATGGCTCTAAAATTTGAGAGATGTAGAGGTCCCCTCAGTCAGCAAGATATAAATTTTTATCTGAATCTTGTGGCAACAAATGCAGCATCTCTTCTCGTCAGAATCTAAGTAGAATACACACAAATTAGCCACTCATTTCCCTCAATATATAAACCATTGGGTGTTAATACTCTAGTTTTCAACCCAATGAAAACGAAATAAGTTGTCAATAAAAGAGAGTGAAAACGATACGTGTGGGGATGTATgagaacaaaataaataaataaataaaacgtttttttttttcagagataaataaaatgtttctCAATAAACTATATTCGGTAGAAGAAATTGTAAAACAGAACCAaaggaaattatttttattgcataATATTTACCATATCCAAatcttgatttttatatttattttaatctgaTCTTCGAATTAAAAActaattcacatttaaaaagATAAGAGACTTATAATTAGACGTATTTATAACCTATTTTTGTattagttttaatgttttatactCAATAATTTGAATTAAGCGTTTAACAAACCACTGCTtgcaaattatttttcaatgttataattaagctttaatggttaaatgtggattaaaatttgttattatgttgTATTCCTATTTGGAAGGAAGGAAATTactatttcttaaaaaaatttgatatattaatcGTTTACCATTATTGACTTGGTATGTGTTtctatcatttattaaaaagtaattgTATGTAATTATTCTAAGACATTCGATGTTTCGTAACTATATCGACAGTAATCAAATAAAcctttaataaatgaaaataaataattgaatatttcTTAAATGtcaacataatttatttacaaataaacataaacttCTTAAAGTTGGATATCCTAAGCTTTACTCTACAATCTTGTACTGAACTAAAGAGCTTTTTGAAAGCTATatgtctattttatttttcataactAAAATGTctctaaactaaattaattaataaatgccagatgaaagatataaaatatagtGTCTAAGCTACCACATACTACAATGCGTTGTAGGTGGATTCCATATATCCATTTCTCTCTCCTTGTTAATGCAGACTAGACtcaatttaaaagttatttgataaatcatataatcaatttttgagcaaaattcataattaacgTTAAATTGAAGTGATAGATTATAAATACTGATGATCCCTCCACTTCAATTGTTAGTCTCTATATCtgtttgtttaattaaaatattttcttttctatttgaGATCAAAGGGTTAAACCATTGACCACAGATTTGATGAATttgcaaaagaaataaaataaaaatgaaatcaacccaataaaataattagaccttaaaatttaatttcgataTCCCAATTTACAACCTTATTTGATATAATGGTCAAAGTTTACAACGAGTCCttgtattatattaaaagaaaatcattataCGTTTGAAAAGATGACATTTCAATCCCTACGTGTTAACTTTGTTGTTAATGGAGTAGCATACCTTAAAGTTATTGACGTgacattaaatcaaattaaaaggcTTATTAATCTTGAAAGCAATTGGAATAATGTGGCTTAATGATAGATAATATGGACCAAAttgcaaataatttaaacacAACAATTATGTAAAAAACAATTTGAGGTAAAAGTAAAATCAATTTCTTACATCTATTTATTCTTCAAAATTGTTCTTTAacctattaatttaatttaatatttaatttaatgtcacGTCAGCCACTATTAACTTATGTCATTCCATTGATACCAAATTTGACATTAAAATGCCaacttttcaaatatataaaattaaaatattccttTTAATAAGGAGAggctaaaatgaattttataataagatGTGAGTACTTCTAGTGTAATTAAGGGCTGGTAGGGCCTTGGTctccatgaatttttttatatcttttaaaattttaaattaataaaagtaaaattatactttgaccccttaaaataataaaatttgat
This region includes:
- the LOC105777904 gene encoding ribosome biogenesis regulatory protein homolog, coding for MEKENQNPFQLDVGNLFAFNPFHNFPSLPTSRDELVKECLQEGTKLVQAVADSLFNLPSTEDVDGPLVKLPPPTTKLPREKHLPKPKPPTKWEEFAKKKGIKKRKKDKVVWDEQTGAWKRRFGYDRVNDDKDIPIIEAKMTDEPGEDPFAKRQDDKKKRVEKQEKNRLQNLKQAAKLGALPSHVQLAATALPITGTQAPPKKVTKDELGNVAGMAATSTASGGKFDRKLPGEKPAKKQGKHRKFLPVVEGSGIGSREKEQTENVLNKLISKHSHEILNVDKAVTMYNVKKEKKARNRKNQEGRSSSTSNKLKPKKQLHKKGAKKGPGSSKKGKA